In Apium graveolens cultivar Ventura unplaced genomic scaffold, ASM990537v1 ctg432, whole genome shotgun sequence, the genomic window GAACATTACATTTAGACTCAAGCATTCATAACAAATTGTGTCATTAAGTTCTTGTAAATAcaagtttatattcttatttaCTCTGTAAATATGTAAATCTGTCAAGTACCCTTGTATTCTAGATTAGTTTTGTGTTCAAGTCTTTCTTATTGTTATATCAGGTTTCTGAGTGGATGAGTGACATTCTGTGTCTTAAACTTTCACCTGCTGATATGGCTATCCGGCTGGACTTGACCTATAAAGTTCATGGGATTGACCAAGCTTTGATCTATTTCAATAACATCCCAGGACAAATGAAAGACGTGGAGGTTTATGGTGCACTTCTTCACTGTTATGCTGAAGAAAAATCTTTGGAACGAGCAGAGGACCTCATGCAGAAAATTAGGGCTTTGGGACTGGAGATGGACACAATTAGCTATAATGTCATGCTTAACCTCTATTGTAAGACTGGAAGCTATGAAAAATCAAAGTCTTTGATACATGATATGGAAGAGAAAGGCATTAAAAAGGACAAAGTTACCTATAGCATCCAGCTAACAGCCTGTTCCAGCAGCAGTGACACTGAAGAGATTGATTTGATACTTCAAAAAATTGAATCTGATCCTGAGCTGGTTTTGGATTGGAACACCTATACCATTGCGGCAAATGTATATATGAAACTTGGTTGTGTAGACAAGGCTTTGGAGATGTTGGTGAAAGCTGAGGGATTAATACTGACGGCACACAAAAAGAATACTGGATTTGATTTCCTTCTGACACAATATTCAAATTTGGGTAATAAAGCTGAAGTAATGCGGGTTTGGGAACTGTATAAGAATATTGAAAAGGTAAACAATAGCGGGTATATACGTATGATCCCATCGCTTTTAAAGTTTGATGACATAAAAGCTGTGGAGGATGTCTTTGAGGAATGGGAGTCCAGTAAGCTGACTTACGATTTTCGGATTCCAAACTTCTTGATTGGTTATTACTGCAGAAAAGGTCTTATGGGGAAAGCTGAAGCTCTTCTAGACAGAGCCAAACAGGATGGAAAACCTCTACCTTCAACATGGTATTATTTTGCCACAGGTTATATTGGTTGTGGTGAACTTCCAAAAGCAGTAGAAGCAATGAAAAGAGCCATTTCAAAGTGTCAACGAGGTTGGAAGCAACCAAGCACAGATATCTTGATGGCTTGCTTGGAATACTTGAAAAAAAACAAAGACGTTAAAGAAGCAGAGGAATTTATAAGGTCCCTTGTTGTTAAGGATATTGTATCCGCTGACACTGAAAAGGAGTTCTTGGATTATTCTGGCATTAGCAAAGAAGATCGTGATTCCAACAAATCTAGTGAAAGGGATTTGATCGTAGTAGGCGAAGTATGTGAACCGTAAACGTGAAGCATAAAAAACTGTCCGGGAAGCGATTAGCTCTTTTTTTAACAACGAACCAAGTTAGGAATGGGTATTTAGGCTTTTTATTTTGCGCGTGATGTCATATTGGATGCAGAAACTTATCAGTGGTTTATTGCTGAAGCAAATTGGCGTAATGTGCTACCAAAGAGGTACCATATGCAAGTAATAGCAATTCCGGAGAAGTAGTTTACCAAGTGCTTATTTAGTTGACTTATCAATACATGAGCATTTCAAATTTATGGGCATTAATTATTGGCAAAAATATTTGGTTGAAGATATTCACGGAAGTACTGTTTGTGAGAAGCAAAGTTGTTTATATAGCCAGAGTAGGCAACTTTCTTTAAGGTAATATATCAAGTTGTTTCCGCACCATTAATTCATCATACCCCTTAATTCATCATACAACAAAACAAGTGTTAATAGTTCATTAATTATCAATTTAATTGTAGATCAGAAaataacaattatatatatatgggtgACAATCCATAGAGCTTTCCCTTATATAGAGGTCCGTAgagaaatattatttaaaaaatgtaaatacacatttatttttcattttttatgatatatagttacaaattttaattaccaaattaaaAATAAAGTTGCACATgtttttttttaagaaaatcattaaaatttgattaaatagtttaaagtggtTCTGTAGTAGAATTACAGTAAAATCATACTTATCTCAAATTATTTCAGagtagaatcaaatttaaaatcattttttttgaaatttcaattgctaaatattatattatatttaaatataattattattctacatTAGCAACGAATTTGATAAATATCTATCATTCCGTACGGTTCTCTTTTATAAAAGGGTTATCTCTTGAAGaaagacatatatatatatatatatatatatattttttttttttccTATTAAGAAAGATGCCATTCCCATTGATTCATGATAGTCATACAAAAGGTATCACTTTCTAAATTTTTTACAATTTCACATATTTAGGATTTAATTCGATACAACTAATCAGCATTCATTTTTTAATTGAATATGATGATTACATGATTCCTTTGAATCAATCATAGATAGAAATAGGtgtaaaaaaaaatcaaagatAGAAATAGACAGAAGTGGAATGATTTATATAAAAATAGGATTGAACAATTTAAttaagtttaaattatattaatgATTGTTTTGTTTTTATCCAATGAAATTAAAAGTAAAAGTATAAAAAATTGAAAGTCAAGTTTTCAAGATTTTCACTCAATTTGAGGTTATAAATTATAATTCAATAACACAACAAAACCAATATCATTTAAACTTATCTCCTAAtattctttcagaaataacttaTTGTGAACATTAT contains:
- the LOC141701743 gene encoding pentatricopeptide repeat-containing protein At2g20710, mitochondrial-like, yielding MVMFLPTFQTTTTLHPSFINNYYPTNNALINHNLNLSKTLNPSSFNYSPSTHFHKLSAYNSSSSSSPRRGRRSFENDDDSLYRRISPVGDWTVSIVPILDQWISEGKSVNKVRLQRIIRELRKYRRFKHSLEVSEWMSDILCLKLSPADMAIRLDLTYKVHGIDQALIYFNNIPGQMKDVEVYGALLHCYAEEKSLERAEDLMQKIRALGLEMDTISYNVMLNLYCKTGSYEKSKSLIHDMEEKGIKKDKVTYSIQLTACSSSSDTEEIDLILQKIESDPELVLDWNTYTIAANVYMKLGCVDKALEMLVKAEGLILTAHKKNTGFDFLLTQYSNLGNKAEVMRVWELYKNIEKVNNSGYIRMIPSLLKFDDIKAVEDVFEEWESSKLTYDFRIPNFLIGYYCRKGLMGKAEALLDRAKQDGKPLPSTWYYFATGYIGCGELPKAVEAMKRAISKCQRGWKQPSTDILMACLEYLKKNKDVKEAEEFIRSLVVKDIVSADTEKEFLDYSGISKEDRDSNKSSERDLIVVGEVCEP